One Watersipora subatra chromosome 4, tzWatSuba1.1, whole genome shotgun sequence genomic window carries:
- the LOC137394937 gene encoding alpha-L-fucosidase-like: MWIALAGTLMVIYNTLAPITGQYTPTWDSLDSRPLPTWYDESKIGIFVHWGVFSVPALHGSNFWKFWHDSKPGDFYYEFMKKNYREDWTYADFASQFTAELFDPKQWADLFEDAGAKYVVLITKHHEGFCNWNTNYSFNWNAMQVGPKRDLVAEVSKAVRWAGLHLGLYHSLYEWFNPLYLLDKGSGYRSQLFVKGKTIPELYELVNTYRPDLIWSDGSHGSDDYFESKEFLTWLYNDSPVKDQVVVNDRWGNTTICKHGGYLTCNDRYNPKVLQARKWENCDSVQKTAWGYRRDDDLRDYKPIHDIISTMAQTISCGGNYLLNVGPTHDGRILPIFEERLRQMGAWLKVNGEAVYASSPWRYQNDTVSGNIWYTQKKSNSSSSGYSVYAFVLDWPVNNKLTLGAPIATPNTTISMLGYSDVNQFIYSRRKDGAGVVVKFPYIPPNKLPSFYAWVLKLDNLGN, translated from the exons GGCTCCAATTACTGGACAATACACACCTACTTGGGATTCTCTTGACTCCCGGCCTCTGCCCACTTGGTATGATGAGAGCAAAATCGGTATTTTTGTTCACTGGGGCGTTTTCTCTGTGCCTGCCCTTCATGGCTCCAACTTCTGGAAGTTTTGGCATGACTCCAAACCTGGAGATTTTTATTACGAGTTTATGAAAAAGAACTACAGAGAGGACTGGACCTATGCAGACTTTGCCAGTCAATTTACTGCAGAGCTGTTTGATCCGAAACAGTGGGCTGATCTGTTTGAGGATGCTGGAGCAAA GTATGTTGTGCTGATCACCAAACACCACGAAGGATTCTGTAACTGGAATACAAATTATTCATTCAACTGGAACGCTATGCAAGTCGGACCAAAGAGAGATCTTGTTG CTGAAGTATCAAAAGCAGTTCGTTGGGCTGGTTTACACCTTGGGCTATACCACTCACTGTATGAGTGGTTCAACCCACTGTATCTGCTTGATAAAGGCTCTGGCTATCGGTCTCAACTTTTTGTGAAG GGGAAAACAATTCCTGAATTGTATGAATTGGTTAACACATACAGGCCAGATCTCATCTGGTCAGATGGAAGCCATGGCTCGGATGACTACTTTGAGTCTAAGGAGTTTCTTACTTGGCTTTACAATGACAG TCCGGTCAAAGATCAAGTGGTTGTGAACGATCGCTGGGGCAATACCACTATCTGTAAACATGGAGGGTATCTGACCTGCAATGACAGGTACAACCCTAAG GTGCTTCAAGCTAGGAAGTGGGAGAATTGTGACTCAGTGCAGAAAACAGCTTGGGGATACCGGAGAGATGATGATCTCAGAGATTATAAGCCCATTCATGATATTATTTCCACAATGGCCCAAACCATCAG CTGTGGTGGAAACTACCTCCTCAATGTTGGACCAACCCATGATGGTAGAATTCTACCAATATTTGAGGAGAGGCTGAGACAGATGGGGGCGTGGCTTAAAGTCAATGGAGAAGCGGTATACGCTAGTTCACCCTGGAGATATCAGAATGATACGGTGTCTGGCAACATCTG GTACACTCAGAAGAAGTCAAACAGTTCATCAAGTGGATACAGTGTCTATGCATTTGTACTCGATTGGCCTGTGAATAATAAACTTACACTGGGTGCCCCCATAGCCACCCCTAATACAACTATTAGCATGCTTGGATACTCAGATGTTAATCAGTTCATTTACAGCAGAAGGAAAGATGGAGCTGGTGTGGTAGTCAAGTTTCCTTACATTCCACCAAACAAGTTACCTTCATTCTATGCCTGGGTACTTAAACTAGACAACCTTGGTAACTAA